The following are encoded together in the Nodosilinea sp. PGN35 genome:
- a CDS encoding DUF2281 domain-containing protein, with protein sequence MHPIVNEIQNLPPQAQQEVINFVAALVKKQRHNPNHRLKQNWAGAMQAYRDAYTSLSLQKETVDDWANRVSEGR encoded by the coding sequence ATGCACCCTATTGTGAATGAGATCCAAAATTTGCCGCCTCAAGCTCAGCAGGAGGTGATCAATTTTGTCGCGGCGCTGGTTAAGAAGCAGCGGCACAACCCTAACCATCGTCTAAAGCAAAATTGGGCTGGTGCGATGCAAGCGTATCGTGATGCCTACACGAGTCTTAGCTTGCAAAAAGAAACTGTGGACGATTGGGCTAACCGTGTATCTGAAGGACGATGA
- a CDS encoding BrnT family toxin encodes MEFEFDENKRRSNKLKHGVDFVEAQVLWQDDDRIEVPARTADEPRLVTVGKIGTKIWAAVVTYREGKVRIISVRRNSGR; translated from the coding sequence ATGGAATTTGAGTTTGACGAGAACAAGCGCCGCTCAAACAAGCTCAAGCACGGGGTGGATTTTGTCGAAGCTCAGGTGCTCTGGCAGGATGACGATCGCATTGAGGTGCCTGCCCGCACCGCAGACGAGCCGAGATTGGTTACTGTAGGGAAAATTGGCACGAAGATATGGGCAGCGGTTGTAACCTACCGAGAGGGTAAGGTTCGCATTATCTCTGTTAGGCGGAACAGCGGGAGGTAG
- a CDS encoding helix-turn-helix transcriptional regulator, with protein MGRANEALRQVLETYGISQNKLAVALGIDRSAVFKWVHDQREPSSETIVEITQVLKSLNPLAAKAFVQLYLGSIVEDDPASEP; from the coding sequence ATGGGAAGGGCAAATGAAGCACTCAGGCAGGTTCTAGAGACCTACGGCATTAGCCAGAATAAGCTGGCGGTTGCATTGGGGATTGATCGCTCGGCGGTATTTAAGTGGGTGCATGACCAGAGGGAGCCATCCTCGGAGACGATTGTTGAGATCACTCAGGTGCTTAAATCGCTGAACCCCTTGGCAGCTAAGGCATTTGTGCAACTCTATCTGGGCAGCATCGTCGAGGATGACCCGGCCAGCGAGCCATAG
- the brnA gene encoding type II toxin-antitoxin system BrnA family antitoxin, translating into MKAEAFDQKFDEGQEDIIDDLDLSQIRRPGYEQRRIDVDFPVWMIEALDREALRLGVSRQSIIKVWIAERLEHAIGS; encoded by the coding sequence ATGAAGGCAGAAGCGTTTGACCAAAAATTTGACGAGGGCCAGGAGGACATCATTGATGACCTCGACCTGTCTCAGATCAGACGCCCTGGCTACGAACAGCGGCGCATAGATGTCGATTTCCCGGTCTGGATGATTGAGGCGCTGGATCGCGAGGCGCTGCGATTGGGGGTGAGTCGCCAATCGATTATTAAGGTGTGGATTGCTGAGCGGTTGGAGCATGCGATCGGCTCTTGA